AAAAAGAGACGTGAGTCtaatagaaatttatattgaattttatgtaatccatcaataaaatattttggcacaTCGGCAACGCATTGCAAATTCAATCAAGAATCAAATATATTACACATGAACAGGTTTTAATTTCTTAGTTCCAAAATAGTAAAcaagtcatttaaaattataataaaaaaaaacatagaagtGTGCGTGTGCATTCACAAAAACGAAAATGTGGAATAGGttgtgaattaaaataaatattatgtattcatATGCATCAATAAAGTGAACAACACGTAACCACAACTAAGTACCGCTTATCAatctacaaaaaaattgaaacagatacataatataaaatttaagatcACATTTTGAAAATTCTTATATGCCTATTTCACAAATGCAATCTCTAAAAAATGCTTGagaaaaattattatgattGCTCTTTGTTACTTTTTTGAGAACGAAACAACAGAACGAATATAAAGAGGGTTTTGACagagagaataaaaaaaatacatttacggTAGTGATCTACCAAAAGTGTGACTTtcgaattttctttattaaatagcaTGAAAGTATTGCAaataacattttcaaaaataattttaaataaaagttgatTAATTTACAAGTATTACAACACAAATACATAATTCAGCAAAATATTTGAGATTAACagcaatacatttaaattaattaacgaaAAAAAccctacataatatatgtatgtatgctattgcaagtataaatatgtatatctatttatatactGATAGAGTAGGTCAAGTGAAGATTGcaaggtttttttatttaatattaattgggtttttttttcatttattattaacacTTCAATCACacacaataataaaaacatacccATCTCAAAGCACAATAATGAATTTAGAAAAAGTACCACTAACACATCACAGCCAGTTTATACTCTGAGTCGTGCCAGTTAATTGAATTCTGTTGTCTAGTTAGTAAGCTTAaatagtaaaactatttaactttaaatttgtttgatattttattatttgtttcggTGGACTAGTTCAAAAATGAAAAGTCTTGTGTGGGAAAAAAATCACTGTTTGAAAATTACGTTTTAATTGGCTTTTTTCCTTTTACCACAATTGGTTTGTTTTTAATTGTTCCTTTTTTGCGTTTACTAGTCTGTGAAAAGAAATACATCATACATAAGAAAATATAAgcacgtatgtattatatgtatttcaatatgaTAATTTCATACCTTTTTAGATATGAATCCTGAAGTTTTGATCGACCTCTCTGCAACGGGAAGTCTTGGACGGTTAAATTCGTGTGGCTTTTTTACCCTAAAAACGAAAACCAAAAGCATTAAAACATTATTACAAAAAACCATcaattaacataaaaaaaaaaaatcaacaactaACCTATAAATTCTAACTAGCCAATGTTCTGAGGTATAAGCTTCTTCTAAGTAAGTGAGTTGAAATCCACGATTTCCAGGAACCGCCTGTCTGGTTCTATCAAATCCAGCAGGTCCTCGCGAGTCTCCTTCAAAACCGTAATACGACAATTTGTACATAAGACAGTTCAAAAGTGCCGGTGCACCTTCAGCATCTATACGAAACTCTCCACGCTCCGTGAAATAATCATTCTCCTACGAATTTCacacataattaaaaataaattattcgttATATGCAAAGACTAACACACCAAAAACTATAATTACCCGTATGTCTTTGGGATGTTCTCCTTCGGCGATGCGCACCATCCataaaaatttattgatatCATCTCCAGAATAACCAATGGCACCGCCAAATATCACAAGAACGTAGTCAACATCCAGCGATGTCATAATTTCGTATGCAGCACTCTCATTAGAAGCCATCGCTTTGCCGACAAGCGCAATATGAGAGTTGTTCCAAGTATTATTATCCACTAGCGTTGTCCGATTTGCCATCCCtgctatctaaaaataaaaatcagacaTTTGAAGATGAATATCgaaaacatttcataaaattgcatataatatatgtgtgtgtgtgtggaacATACCTGATATCCATAATCCCACCAAGACATTACACGAGCTTCATCATCAGTATTTTGCGACAGCCAATAATAGGCTTCCCTAAAGTCATCCAAAATTTGTCGAGACCTAAAAAATAGAAGCAACGCATTAGACaatatcaaaaattcaattgaaacatacaaatttgaaaaattcatacCCTCCTTCATCCCTTCGAAAGCATtatgacaaaaatatatttaaatcagtaaatgataacaaaaaacaacgaatataattaaaacattcagaatatttcaaattgaaaattgatacatatttacataaatctgtatttaaattcaaagcAGGTGCTTAATAAATAAAGGCCAAAACACCTTGCAATAAAAATAGCATCTCTCGAATACAACagactcaatataaaatatactgaaCTTGCTCGCACCGTTAATAATTGGTAaggtttaatttattaaaattaatacgaCAATGagaaaacatatatatttcaaatgcaAAATAGTTATCAAAAAAATCTTACCCATCATTGGTATAAAAAGCGAGTACAATGCTTGGACTTGAATATGCATTGGCCGTAACCCACGTACAATGCACAGCAAACAACATTAACAATATCAAACATATCATAACTACAGCAGTCTGGAAGTTTACACCGAGTCCCTCGTTAGCGTTTGTCGTACCAGTGGCACCGACGCTAACGCCATCTTGTTCGTGCTTCATTCTGCGGAGTTTGCCAGCCTAAAATAACAACCACTTAATAACTCGGCAATcacagctatgtacatataacaaaaaataatatatatgaatttaccttatcatataaatttttattagacCCTGATTGCGTGGTATCATCTCCATCGTTAGCACTGGAAATGTGTCTCTCGTCTGACTTATTTTCTCGGAGGAATATTTCCAAAATGCCCGAGAATGCAATACCAGACAAGATGCAAACTACAGGTGTTAATGTCAGCATTAAACGCACCATAACACCAGCAAAATATACAGCACTCAATGCGTACAAAGCCACTGaaaattaacataatacaaATTTAGCACAGCTTTGGTTATGTTAAAGACAAAAAAAGCAACAAAAGcactttgtattttttatgtatgaatcACAATATTTTCTTGTTTAATAGTTCAACcgactaatacatatatatttatttatatttttaccatggtgccattacaggttaCCCCAGAGCGACATCCATGGTTTTaaacgtgtacatatatacatttatatattaaaaatttgaaactatGTATATTCTAAGAGTGGTGACAAACAGTAGGTAGTTGacaatttggtgaggaaccgtttcaacaaagaaataagataaattgacaagtttctatagcaaacgatcgacttggagtcagtATTCAAATCTGACCATCAGCAatgcagaaatactccaaataaattcttttcaatcgaagtcaaatGAGAACTTAGACCCgggacctctcggtggttagcattaacacaaccaccaagctatCTCTTCcttctcgtttgctcaatgctgagcttCATGGTCATTGATGTCATCTTGAATTTGATAGACGATCCACTTCCATTCCTCCCGTTTTTGTGCCAAGTTAAAAGACAATCCCGccagtttttttatttggtcAGACCATCTCTTAGGAGACCACCCTATCGCTCACCTTCCCTCcagcgttccggtgactaccagcctGTCTAGACTCACCACATTCTTCCTGcccatatggccaaagtagaCAAGAACTCTTTACTCTCTTTTCCCTAGTCTCTCCGAGAAtaccagctctttgaggatggagatgttcggACGACTTGCGGTCCATGGTATGAGTAGCATCCGTTTCTAACATCAAATTTCGAATGTATCTAAAAtgtctctttctctctttttcaggGTCCATGTCTCGGCGCCATACAATGGAATGGGGAACACCGGAGATCGCACCTAACGAATTTCCCttttattcataatacataGAGCGGTCTTCCTTACTTTTACCAGATTGATCATCGCTATTTTCGTCATTCCTACTCTTCTGCATATTTCTGATTGGCATCCTCCTTCCTTTGAGATCAAGGCACCAAGTTTTCGACTTCCTCATTGTCTTTTAGAGCGTTGGACTTTGTGAGAGTCTCAAATCTGTCAACGAatatgatttttgatttatttttatttatgtctaGACCCAAGTGTACAGTTTTTATCTCAGCAGAAATAGTTCAGCCATTTCATACTCATTGCTGGCCAGAAACGTCGTATTGTCTGCGAATCTTATGTTAGAAATCTTTCTGCCGCCTTTTGTTATCCACCaaactatactgctggttacatGGAAATTTATCCCACTATTCTAACTCGTATGAAGACTTCATAAGAatactataattaaaatatataaaagaaaaaaaatttctatCACAACTTGCACGATACTATCATGCTACTGTAGCAAGTACATAATCATACAAAGTGCTTTTGAAGCCCcagatattaaaaatgtatttgttaCCAAAAACTCTTTCATCGTTGATGTTCTTAATGCAATACCATAACCCTACAGGGAAAGTGCACACTAGTATATGCAGATCGAAGAAAAATGAAAACCACGTCGTCGGCTGATGTTCAGACACCGACGCTATAATAGGTATGTGCACCTTGGCATACGCAGTATCCCATAAAGAGTAGAATCTAAAACCAAACGGCaattaatataaacaacaaAAACGAAACATAAAAGTCAAAAACAAGGCATAAAATTAACCTTCCGCTCCACGGAGCTATGACGCCGGCATACGTCAAAAGCACAACCATCAAAAATACAAAGGCCCCAGCAATCAACCCTCCGCCCAATATCAACTTCTTCCATTCCCCTTTGGGCATCATCGATTGCAAATATCGTAACGAACCGATGGCTATCATTAAAACGAAGACGCCTAAAAACAATCAGAACAGTTAAAACATGCAtcgatgtacatatgaatatatatatgtatgtcaattcGACTTTCAATATACAAACCTGAAGCAGCCATATGTTCACTGGTTCGAATTGGCTGAAATCCAACAAACGGTATTTGCATAGAGAGCAATAGTCCCAAGATGTAAAATACAGTATAACTGGTGAAGAGTCGAACCGAGTAACGACCCATTAATAAAAGTACAAAAACGTGCAAAGGGATAAGATTGATGATAAAAACGTAACCACCCCATGCCGATACCtgaaaaaaaacatcaatattAATCAAGTAGAAACGTacgtatattttaatagcttctattataattcaaaaattgtacaaaatacACTACCATATAGAAATATGAGAGGGCGGTCATCGACGACCAGAAGATAGAACCGGTTTTTACACTTTTGACCCATAAATAGTATGTAAATTGAAGGGCGAAAATGGCAATGCCCTCGTTGTCATAGCTTCCAGCTACTGATCTGCTTATATAGCCCGGAACAATCGCTATAAAACAGGCTGCAAATAGTCCAGCACCTTTGGACCACAGTTCCGCTGTGAGCAGGTATGTAGATATAGCAGTCAGGCCACTGAAAAGCAGTGTAAAAATCAGTAAATGTCGGCGATGTAAAAACATGCttgcaatttaattaaaaacatacctaAAGACTGGTGCGAGAAATACGCATACATCTCTGATGTGAATGGGAATGTTCAGTGTGTGGAGGATCCAATGTATAGCTCCGGAAGTTATCATGAGGCCGGGATAAACCGTACCTCCGACGATACGACCCAGCGGATACCATGCTCTCTCGTcgaaccaatttaaaaaattataaaaaccatGCTTGACCATGTAAGCTGTAGCTCGATAGTTGAACCTTAAAAGAAatcatttgattatttaaatttatatattaataatttgattGCACAATTTTacatgagtataatttttttattttttattaccagttaCATAAATCGAGTGaaacttaaactaaaactataGCTATGAGTATGTAATGACATTACAAATCATTGTATTCATAATGTAATGTGTGATTAGAATAACACATGACATCATATCATAGCAgacatttcaataaaatattaaaatctaaatCGTAAACGGTTCACATTCCCATTataatgatgaaaataatacttCCCATCGCCAAATTTTTAAACACTAAAGAGTTTTCTATACAACATTTTAATAAACAGGTAGTCTAATGTAATacctaaattaaaaattaagataTACATAAGTtgttcagtaaatgatttttatcgccattattatttcattcaacTACATGAAAGCTAACTTCATACATGGACAAAGAAAGCACTTTGCACAAATGGCATAATAATAGTCACATTATCATTGGAATTTAtgcttcacatacatatgtacatgtgtacgtacataaagCAGATGTCGACTGCAATTGGTAAAATGCCAACAATACTGAGATGTGTATGAAAAAATCTCCAATTCCGTAATGGATTCGAATAGGTGACGAAAAAACTAAGTATACAATAATATCTATCAAACCTAAACcattttatattgtatctattacatatattgcgtgtttttttgatattacatataatttaatctGTGGTAAAATAGTGAATGaaactttattaaatataattctttTCATCTGAAACAGTGGTCGGAAACTCGATATCACCTGTTATTTAAGTAACGTTGATGAGTATTGTATTTATAACACcaaatgtgaagatttttaatgttaaattaacATCATATTATGACCATGTGATTAAATTGAAAGTCTCATTGTCcttatagttttgttttattcaagtTGCTTTCCTTAATCATAAATgattcaaatttgttttattgtttcctTTAGAATTTCAACAATGGTTCTAATTTTAgtcacattttaaatatattatacacattttaaaaaaaccaaaaatcaaatgaaattagaattgcaaatatttttaaatacagtaAGAATTTATTATCACATTTTTGATTTACCGTATTactattaattacactgagcaacaaaaaatcacgtttttgagttaccagagtggagactaatcaatctttactaagtttgacccactgaattcgaatatgataatgatttttgttgcgcgatttttacagtttttttggcttttgcggtctttaactcaaaatctaatattgctgtgctcaaagtgagtattggaatcaatagtcagatgtttttcctattgattgtaatatatcatagctttaaaatacttctaattaattgtctagcgaattttaaaagtcaaaaatatatatttttttacggattttttctccgtgctattttgcgtttatttggccagttttttatttcaccacgtttataaggcttggttttctatctcaatattttttttttatctaaacatactaactcgagcggtaattgcgatAGAAAAGCTTTCGTTGTGTACACATTTATGACGCTgatagcgttggtgcaagcgagatggcatgtagtccgaccactgtactctgtgaggtggactaAGTGCCATCTCGCTTACACCAACGCTATCAGCGtcacaaatatgtacacaatGAAAGTCTTACTAACgaaattaccgcttgagttagtacgtttagataaaaaattaaaaaatttagatCGAAAACCACTTTTGAGTTAATGACCgcaaagccaaaaaactgtaaaaattgtgcatttttttaaacgctcatatctcgaaACGATCGCGAACCAacgaaaatcattatcatattcgaattcagtgggtcaaacttagtaaagattgattagtctccgctctggtaattttttttgttactcagtgttattaatatatacaatacgcatatacatatgtaatatgtttataagagtatattatattaaattattatatgtatgttggaaagattttaaatatgttgGATGTGTGTTTAACGAGCGTGCATAGTGCAGAGTGTGTATGGGCAGAGCGTTTGGGAACTATCTAACTGTGTGTAGGGTACTTGCCCTTTGGCAGGCCTGatgggggacgcgacaattggtgcaagtccaaaaggttcaacgacaaaatgtacccgaaaattagtgcactgacaaaatgtacctgcgacaaaatgttcaagcgacaaaatgtccacggaaataatgttaaagcgacaaaatgttcaaaaatcctaaattttcctattttagtcgaaaaagtaactttttattgtattatatttatcgatgtatatggtatcttgtactggtactttttatcgtatacatcgcgggcgttattaaatttgtataaatgacaggtgttctcaaccgtatccaatatttacttatttaaattgaaaaaaaaaaactttctaagcgtatgaactgcagattacattgaattagtttttatggcagggcttctcaaccgtctccaaaattttctttatttcaaatgaataatttactgcctactatataaactaattcaatgtaatctgcagttcatacgcttagaaagttttttttttcaatttaaataagtaaatattggatacggctaagaacccctaacatttaaattaattcaatgacatcttaaaatgatattcaatgagtcacaatgacattcgcttaaaatgtaattgttcaatttaaataagaatatgttgatACGGTTGAGAgcacctgtaatttatactaatttaataaaatccgcgat
The nucleotide sequence above comes from Arctopsyche grandis isolate Sample6627 chromosome 4, ASM5162203v2, whole genome shotgun sequence. Encoded proteins:
- the Stt3B gene encoding catalytic subunit 3B of the oligosaccharyltransferase complex isoform X1, whose translation is MPASGGSTTTGTAATSTSTSTSTSTSTATSTVAGTASGNASNAGAGVSRGAAGATSLLVFTVLALAWISGFASRLFAVIRFESIIHEFDPWFNYRATAYMVKHGFYNFLNWFDERAWYPLGRIVGGTVYPGLMITSGAIHWILHTLNIPIHIRDVCVFLAPVFSGLTAISTYLLTAELWSKGAGLFAACFIAIVPGYISRSVAGSYDNEGIAIFALQFTYYLWVKSVKTGSIFWSSMTALSYFYMVSAWGGYVFIINLIPLHVFVLLLMGRYSVRLFTSYTVFYILGLLLSMQIPFVGFQPIRTSEHMAASGVFVLMIAIGSLRYLQSMMPKGEWKKLILGGGLIAGAFVFLMVVLLTYAGVIAPWSGRFYSLWDTAYAKVHIPIIASVSEHQPTTWFSFFFDLHILVCTFPVGLWYCIKNINDERVFVALYALSAVYFAGVMVRLMLTLTPVVCILSGIAFSGILEIFLRENKSDERHISSANDGDDTTQSGSNKNLYDKAGKLRRMKHEQDGVSVGATGTTNANEGLGVNFQTAVVMICLILLMLFAVHCTWVTANAYSSPSIVLAFYTNDGSRQILDDFREAYYWLSQNTDDEARVMSWWDYGYQIAGMANRTTLVDNNTWNNSHIALVGKAMASNESAAYEIMTSLDVDYVLVIFGGAIGYSGDDINKFLWMVRIAEGEHPKDIRENDYFTERGEFRIDAEGAPALLNCLMYKLSYYGFEGDSRGPAGFDRTRQAVPGNRGFQLTYLEEAYTSEHWLVRIYRVKKPHEFNRPRLPVAERSIKTSGFISKKTSKRKKGTIKNKPIVVKGKKPIKT
- the Stt3B gene encoding catalytic subunit 3B of the oligosaccharyltransferase complex isoform X2 gives rise to the protein MPASGGSTTTGTAATSTSTSTSTSTSTATSTVAGTASGNASNAGAGVSRGAAGATSLLVFTVLALAWISGFASRLFAVIRFESIIHEFDPWFNYRATAYMVKHGFYNFLNWFDERAWYPLGRIVGGTVYPGLMITSGAIHWILHTLNIPIHIRDVCVFLAPVFSGLTAISTYLLTAELWSKGAGLFAACFIAIVPGYISRSVAGSYDNEGIAIFALQFTYYLWVKSVKTGSIFWSSMTALSYFYMVSAWGGYVFIINLIPLHVFVLLLMGRYSVRLFTSYTVFYILGLLLSMQIPFVGFQPIRTSEHMAASGVFVLMIAIGSLRYLQSMMPKGEWKKLILGGGLIAGAFVFLMVVLLTYAGVIAPWSGRFYSLWDTAYAKVHIPIIASVSEHQPTTWFSFFFDLHILVCTFPVGLWYCIKNINDERVFVALYALSAVYFAGVMVRLMLTLTPVVCILSGIAFSGILEIFLRENKSDERHISSANDGDDTTQSGSNKNLYDKAGKLRRMKHEQDGGLGVNFQTAVVMICLILLMLFAVHCTWVTANAYSSPSIVLAFYTNDGSRQILDDFREAYYWLSQNTDDEARVMSWWDYGYQIAGMANRTTLVDNNTWNNSHIALVGKAMASNESAAYEIMTSLDVDYVLVIFGGAIGYSGDDINKFLWMVRIAEGEHPKDIRENDYFTERGEFRIDAEGAPALLNCLMYKLSYYGFEGDSRGPAGFDRTRQAVPGNRGFQLTYLEEAYTSEHWLVRIYRVKKPHEFNRPRLPVAERSIKTSGFISKKTSKRKKGTIKNKPIVVKGKKPIKT